GATCGAGAGGATAAAGAACGACATCGCGATTCTTGAGCTGCTCTCGGCAATTAACCTCGACGTGTCCTACCTCAAATCGACGGACATGCTTGAAATCGTAGTCGGCACCGTGGACAGGAACAAGTTCAGGCCCCTCGTTGAGGAGGTCGAGAAGGCCACGGAGGGAAGGGCCGTCGTTGTCTCCAAGGAGTTCAAGGACAAGATTCTGGCGGTCTTCGCTTTCCTCAAGCGCGACTACGAGAAGGCCAACCCGATACTCGCCAAGTATTCCCTTGAGAGGCTCGAGGTTCCCGCGGGGGAGGGAACACCGAGGGAGCTCATAGCGGTTTACGAGGAAAAGCTCCGCGCCAAGGAGAAAGAGCTCGAGAGCGCCAGGAAGGACGCCGAGATGCTGGCAGAGAAGTACTACGACGACGTCGTCTTCTACCAGGAGCTGATGGAGAACGAGCGTGACAAATCCACGGTGCTTCCGATGCTCGCCAGAACCAACATGACGTTCGCCCTCGTCGGCTGGCTCCCCAGGGCCGATGTCCCCAGGGTTCTCGAGGGAATAAAGAGGGTTACCGAGAACAAGGCCTACATCAACGTCCGCGAGCCGAGTGCGGAGGAGCTTGACGAGATTCCGATAAAGCTCAGGAACCCCGGATGGGCCAGGCCCTTCGAGATGCTCACCGAGATGTACGGCGTTCCCAAGTACGACGAGATAGACCCGACTCCGATAATAACCTTCACGTACTCGTTCTTCTTCGGATTCATGCTCACCGACTTCATGTACGGTCTCATCATAGCCATAATCGCGGCGCTCCTCGTCAAGGGACACAAAAAGTTCAACGACGGCACCTACAAGTTCTCCTACACCCTGCTCATCAGTTCGTTCTTCACCATGATAATGGGTGCCCTCTTCGGCAGCTACTTCGGCAACGCCCTCGACCTGGCCGGCTTCACCGTCCCGCGCGTCTGGGACACCTTCCAGGACGCCCTCGTGGTGC
The window above is part of the Thermococcus sp. JdF3 genome. Proteins encoded here:
- a CDS encoding V-type ATP synthase subunit I; protein product: MFKPEEMVKIEVITLNRYKDSLLTYLHENGVIEIRELSVDVAQKDSPNEYHRKAASYSITISRLVDFLKAYKKQTGGGIREFIFPSERAKKKYRYEGVERLIKDVEAFLATVEPEIKAVEGKITSTQTEIERIKNDIAILELLSAINLDVSYLKSTDMLEIVVGTVDRNKFRPLVEEVEKATEGRAVVVSKEFKDKILAVFAFLKRDYEKANPILAKYSLERLEVPAGEGTPRELIAVYEEKLRAKEKELESARKDAEMLAEKYYDDVVFYQELMENERDKSTVLPMLARTNMTFALVGWLPRADVPRVLEGIKRVTENKAYINVREPSAEELDEIPIKLRNPGWARPFEMLTEMYGVPKYDEIDPTPIITFTYSFFFGFMLTDFMYGLIIAIIAALLVKGHKKFNDGTYKFSYTLLISSFFTMIMGALFGSYFGNALDLAGFTVPRVWDTFQDALVVLQLALAIGIAHLFLGYTLGFVVKFKNGDRKGAVLDQFSWMLIILGIVTLVLGSGSPSAGTVGKALFGFGLVLFAIGEIVNNGGLAVLLIISDFFGFVGSWLSYARLMALALATAGIAMVINILVQMVWGISIGPVPIGMVIGLILFAGGQLFSVAINALGAFVHSLRLQYVEFFGTFYSGEGKPFEPFRAKREVSELEFEA